A single region of the Brachypodium distachyon strain Bd21 chromosome 3, Brachypodium_distachyon_v3.0, whole genome shotgun sequence genome encodes:
- the LOC100837398 gene encoding ankyrin-2-like encodes MASSTCEKPPSSSIVANDPSLVTMEAKMIVATSHGHCQQLKDMLLSKKDGSTMVVVVASSNKTSMLPKPPSPAINYRLLAAACSGSFEDLESLLDGEDRRQASSNRTIGSSAMPRASDDEEAFLRQSLLDGVTSNGDTLLHMVATNGDSEDFLNKAGLIHRKAEKLLFTGNNKGDTPLHCAARAANSQMVSFLIALAKGQDNNTTRVKAMLEKENGTKETALHEAVRVGNNDIVKLLMEEHPQLASLPKGCTSPLYLAISLENKTIAETLHEKSGGALSYSGPNGQNALHAAVLRSKDLTKMLLRWNKDDLTIQRDEKENTPLHFASSVLLQKDGHAILLHLLETNPDALYQQDNDGSYPIHVLASVGATRDDITLFLKTSPACAGLLDARERTFLHVAVDKETG; translated from the exons CCTCCTAGCTCATCCATTGTGGCAAATGATCCTTCACTGGTGACCATGGAAGCCAAGATGATTGTGGCCACGAGCCATGGCCATTGCCAGCAGTTGAAGGATATGCTGCTCAGCAAGAAAGATGGTTCGACCATGGTAGTGGTCGTGGCTTCAAGCAACAAGACCTCCATGCTGCCCAAGCCTCCTTCGCCGGCCATCAATTACCGGCTGCTAGCAGCGGCTTGCTCTGGCTCTTTCGAGGATCTGGAATCACTTCTCGACGGGGAAGACCGTCGCCAAGCCTCCAGCAACAGGACCATTGGAAGCTCGGCGATGCCGCGAGCTTCTGATGACGAAGAAGCATTCCTCAGGCAATCTCTCCTGGACGGGGTAACCTCCAACGGTGACACTCTTCTCCACATGGTCGCCACCAATGGCGACAGTGAGGACTTCTTGAACAAAGCTGGTCTCATCCACAGGAAGGCAGAAAAACTCCTCTTCACGGGAAACAACAAAGGAGATACGCCCTTGCACTGTGCTGCACGGGCGGCCAACTCCCAGATGGTGTCTTTTCTCATTGCTCTTGCTAAAGGTCAGGATAACAATACTACCAGAGTAAAGGCAATgctggaaaaagaaaatggtacTAAAGAGACTGCCTTGCATGAGGCTGTCCGCGTTGGGAACAATGATATAGTCAAGTTACTCATGGAGGAACACCCACAATTGGCCAGTTTACCGAAAGGTTGTACTTCTCCATTGTACCTAGCCATCTCACTGGAAAATAAAACCATCGCTGAAACACTCCATGAGAAGAGTGGCGGGGCTCTTTCATACTCTGGACCAAATGGACAAAATGCATTGCATGCCGCTGTTCTCCGAAGCAAAG ATCTTACAAAGATGTTGTTACGTTGGAATAAAGACGACCTCACGATACAACGggatgaaaaagaaaatacaccTCTTCACTTTGCCTCATCTGTGCTACTGCAAAAAGACGGACATGCCATACTTTTACATCTACTGGAAACTAATCCAGATGCATTGTATCAACAAGACAACGATGGTTCGTACCCCATACACGTGCTTGCATCCGTCGGTGCAACAAGGGATGACATCACTCTTTTTCTGAAGACGTCGCCCGCTTGCGCTGGTTTACTTGATGCTAGGGAAAGGACATTTCTTCATGTTGCAGTTGACAAAGAGACTGGATAG